Proteins found in one Micromonospora sp. WMMD1082 genomic segment:
- a CDS encoding PAS domain-containing protein: MAHVELSLSEVFAPSAGTSTEPGYDNIGRWSATVSSADEPCLLIDAETRVMAVSTAGCELLRLGAPEDVIGLPLLEGGLRLLDFTAYRGELAEPEIDKIPPLLALSSGRLARGLLRIETAAEGTPDATVDAISTPVVADGAVAGSLTFFSEV; the protein is encoded by the coding sequence GTGGCCCACGTCGAACTCTCGCTCTCGGAAGTGTTCGCGCCCTCTGCGGGGACATCGACAGAGCCGGGGTACGACAACATCGGCCGCTGGTCGGCCACGGTGTCCAGCGCCGACGAGCCCTGCCTGCTGATCGACGCCGAGACCCGGGTGATGGCCGTCTCCACCGCCGGTTGCGAGCTGCTCCGCCTGGGCGCACCGGAGGACGTGATCGGGCTGCCGCTGCTCGAAGGTGGGCTGCGCCTGCTGGACTTCACCGCCTACCGGGGCGAGTTGGCCGAGCCCGAGATCGACAAGATTCCGCCGCTGCTGGCGCTCTCCTCCGGCCGCCTGGCCCGTGGCCTGCTGCGGATCGAGACGGCTGCCGAGGGCACGCCGGACGCGACCGTGGACGCGATCTCCACGCCCGTGGTCGCCGACGGCGCCGTGGCGGGCTCGCTCACCTTCTTCTCCGAGGTCTGA
- the pheA gene encoding prephenate dehydratase yields the protein MPGTPPTRFVYLGPEGTFAEQALRTVPAAERGSRTPARSVGEALEAVRTGEADAALVPLENSIGGAVGVTLDELAEGEPLVITREVILPVEFVLGARPATSLPAVRTVAAHPQASTQCRGWLRTHLPDAVVVDVLSNGAAAAGAASGEYDAAICAPIGATRHRLTVLADKIADHPDAVTRFALLSRPGPPPPPTGDDVTSLAVYIAHDRVGALLSVLMELAVRGVNLTRIESRPTGEALGRYVFFLDCTGHVADVRLGEALRGLRRVCAEVRFLGSYPRHRWGGMTGERPLPTPAGLSDADYTDAAAWLARLRAGELG from the coding sequence ATGCCGGGAACGCCACCGACGCGCTTCGTCTACCTCGGGCCCGAGGGCACCTTCGCCGAGCAGGCGCTGCGTACGGTGCCCGCCGCCGAGCGGGGCAGCCGCACGCCGGCCCGCAGCGTCGGAGAGGCGCTGGAGGCCGTACGCACCGGCGAGGCGGATGCCGCCCTGGTCCCCCTGGAGAACTCGATCGGCGGCGCGGTCGGGGTGACCCTCGACGAGTTGGCCGAGGGGGAGCCGCTGGTGATCACCCGGGAGGTGATCCTGCCGGTGGAGTTCGTGCTCGGGGCGCGTCCGGCAACCTCGCTGCCGGCCGTACGCACCGTCGCGGCCCACCCCCAGGCGTCCACCCAGTGCCGGGGATGGCTGCGGACGCATCTGCCCGACGCGGTCGTGGTGGACGTGCTCTCCAACGGCGCAGCGGCGGCCGGCGCGGCCAGTGGCGAGTACGACGCGGCGATCTGCGCACCCATCGGCGCGACCCGGCACCGGCTCACCGTGCTGGCGGACAAGATCGCCGATCATCCCGACGCGGTGACCCGCTTCGCGCTGCTGTCCCGGCCCGGCCCGCCTCCGCCGCCCACCGGCGACGACGTGACGTCGCTCGCCGTCTACATCGCGCACGACCGGGTGGGCGCGCTGCTGTCCGTGCTGATGGAACTCGCGGTCCGGGGCGTCAACCTGACCCGGATCGAGTCCCGGCCCACGGGCGAGGCCCTCGGTCGGTACGTCTTCTTCCTCGATTGCACCGGCCACGTGGCCGACGTCCGGCTCGGCGAGGCGTTGCGGGGGCTACGGCGGGTCTGCGCCGAGGTGCGCTTCCTCGGCTCGTACCCCCGGCACCGCTGGGGCGGGATGACCGGGGAACGCCCGCTGCCCACCCCGGCCGGTCTCTCCGACGCCGACTACACCGACGCGGCCGCCTGGCTCGCCCGGCTGCGGGCCGGCGAGTTGGGCTGA
- a CDS encoding DUF5926 family protein — MSKRRKNQRAATPSGKRERVRDVFVPRPFEGLTDEPEWIALRELVPAATAPLRLTPALADEYGDRPVTLATVLPMAAPAMSRADGHVLIGLQRHLQSGDVSRDLAESLLCALRTAPGAPVVVPPLPGPGPRLQDILIDGPLEVTLHEGFEFWLVPEAADDPTVQASLERANAAIYPTVGLAAARAAYWCRVPEKAHVRWVLPEGEDAALDALARLGAAGSLTLGEGTKFAGMFRAHGRLAPVWDLPEEAPAGDWEQPVADFAKRYADALAETGPLDAAARRSRQGLLGRQLTLR; from the coding sequence GTGAGCAAGCGTCGAAAGAACCAGCGGGCCGCCACACCGTCCGGCAAGCGGGAGAGGGTGCGCGACGTCTTCGTCCCCCGGCCCTTCGAGGGGCTGACCGACGAGCCCGAGTGGATCGCCCTGCGGGAGCTGGTGCCCGCCGCCACTGCGCCGCTGCGGCTCACGCCGGCACTGGCCGACGAGTACGGTGACCGGCCGGTCACCCTGGCCACCGTGCTGCCGATGGCCGCTCCCGCGATGAGCCGGGCCGACGGGCACGTCCTCATCGGCCTCCAGCGCCACCTCCAGTCCGGTGACGTCTCCCGCGATCTGGCCGAGTCGCTGCTCTGCGCGCTGCGGACCGCGCCGGGCGCCCCGGTCGTGGTGCCGCCGCTGCCCGGCCCCGGTCCCCGGCTCCAGGACATCCTGATCGACGGCCCGCTGGAGGTCACCCTGCACGAGGGCTTCGAGTTCTGGCTGGTCCCGGAGGCCGCCGACGATCCGACCGTGCAGGCGTCCCTGGAACGGGCCAACGCGGCGATCTATCCGACGGTGGGACTGGCCGCGGCGCGGGCCGCGTACTGGTGCCGGGTGCCGGAAAAGGCCCACGTCCGCTGGGTGCTGCCCGAGGGCGAGGACGCCGCCCTGGACGCGCTGGCCCGACTCGGCGCGGCCGGCTCGCTGACCCTTGGCGAGGGGACGAAGTTCGCCGGGATGTTCCGTGCCCACGGGCGCCTCGCGCCGGTCTGGGACCTACCCGAGGAGGCCCCGGCCGGAGACTGGGAGCAGCCGGTCGCCGACTTCGCCAAGCGGTACGCCGACGCCCTGGCGGAGACCGGCCCGCTGGACGCCGCCGCCCGGCGGTCCCGGCAGGGCCTGCTCGGCCGCCAGCTCACCCTCCGCTGA
- a CDS encoding arginine deiminase produces MTHYVDSEVGRLGTVLLHRPGPELARLTPRNNDSLLFDAIPWVGRAQEEHDAFASALRARGVEVLYLTDLLTETLAVAEARAELTEQVLTSPRLGDTLRARVAAHLTYLDPAALAGVLVAGLAHEELRLGRDRRGGLVYTLMDRHDFIIDPLPNLLFTRDSSLWIGNRVGVTSLAMPARRRETTLTDAIYRHHPRFAGTEFVYRPGLEHLEGGDVLLLAPGVLAVGVGERTTPAGAERLARRVFAARLAHTILVVPIAQERATMHLDTICTMVDVDTVLMYPNVASTLSAYTVIAGTDGEDPRVDGPAPFLRAAADAMDLDRLKVIDTGLDPVTAEREQWDDGNNTLALAPRLCVGYERNVETNAQLERSGIELIPIAGSELGSGRGGPRCMSCPLLREQGGTWVSGG; encoded by the coding sequence GTGACCCACTACGTGGACAGTGAGGTGGGCCGGCTCGGCACCGTGCTGTTGCACCGGCCGGGGCCGGAACTCGCCCGGCTCACCCCACGCAACAACGACTCCCTGCTGTTCGACGCCATCCCATGGGTGGGCCGGGCGCAGGAGGAGCACGACGCCTTCGCCAGTGCGCTGCGCGCGCGGGGCGTCGAGGTGCTCTATCTCACCGACCTGCTCACCGAGACGCTGGCCGTGGCGGAGGCCCGGGCCGAGCTGACCGAGCAGGTGCTCACCTCGCCCCGGCTCGGCGACACCCTGCGCGCCCGGGTCGCCGCGCACCTGACGTACCTCGATCCGGCCGCGCTCGCCGGCGTCCTCGTCGCCGGGCTGGCCCACGAGGAGCTGCGGCTCGGCCGGGACCGCCGCGGGGGCCTGGTCTACACCCTGATGGACCGCCACGACTTCATCATCGACCCGCTGCCGAACCTGTTGTTCACCCGCGACTCGTCACTGTGGATCGGGAACCGGGTCGGGGTGACGAGCCTGGCGATGCCCGCCCGGCGGCGGGAGACCACGCTGACCGACGCGATCTACCGGCACCACCCGCGCTTCGCCGGCACCGAGTTCGTCTACCGTCCCGGCCTGGAGCATCTGGAGGGCGGCGACGTGCTGCTCCTGGCGCCGGGGGTGCTCGCCGTCGGGGTGGGCGAGCGGACCACGCCCGCCGGTGCCGAACGGCTCGCCCGCCGGGTCTTCGCGGCCCGGCTCGCACACACCATCCTCGTCGTCCCGATCGCCCAGGAGCGGGCGACCATGCATCTGGACACCATCTGCACGATGGTCGACGTCGACACCGTGCTGATGTACCCGAACGTCGCCAGCACGCTGTCGGCGTACACCGTCATCGCCGGCACGGACGGCGAGGATCCACGGGTGGACGGCCCGGCACCGTTCCTGCGGGCGGCCGCCGACGCGATGGACCTGGACCGGCTAAAGGTGATCGACACCGGGCTCGACCCGGTGACCGCCGAGCGGGAGCAGTGGGACGACGGCAACAACACGCTGGCGCTGGCGCCCCGGCTCTGCGTCGGCTACGAGCGCAACGTCGAGACCAACGCGCAGTTGGAGCGGTCCGGGATCGAGCTCATCCCGATCGCCGGCTCCGAGCTGGGTTCGGGTCGGGGCGGCCCGCGCTGCATGTCCTGCCCGCTGCTGCGGGAGCAGGGCGGGACCTGGGTCAGCGGAGGGTGA
- a CDS encoding ATP-binding protein, producing the protein MVVPHHASGARTARHRLAAELAEAVSPAVLADLVAVLAELVGNAVRHADPLPGGVVRVAWQLRATPEGSQLRLRVTDGGAACAPRIRPADTDAADGRGLHIVAGLASRWGVERDGLGQSVWADFDPVPDRPALVTAG; encoded by the coding sequence GTGGTGGTGCCGCACCACGCCAGCGGGGCACGCACCGCCCGGCACCGGCTCGCCGCCGAGCTGGCCGAGGCCGTCTCCCCGGCGGTGCTGGCGGATCTGGTCGCGGTCCTGGCCGAGCTGGTGGGCAACGCCGTCCGGCACGCCGACCCGCTGCCGGGCGGCGTGGTGCGGGTGGCCTGGCAGCTGCGGGCCACACCCGAGGGGTCGCAGCTCCGGCTGCGGGTCACCGACGGCGGCGCCGCCTGCGCCCCGCGGATCCGCCCGGCGGACACGGACGCGGCCGACGGTCGTGGCCTGCACATCGTCGCCGGCCTGGCCAGCCGCTGGGGCGTGGAACGTGACGGTCTCGGCCAGAGCGTCTGGGCCGACTTCGACCCGGTCCCCGATCGGCCGGCCCTGGTGACCGCCGGCTGA
- a CDS encoding OsmC family protein, which translates to MPIRTASARWQGNLPEGSGTIRTGKGGLQGNYSFKSRFEEGEGTNPEELIGAAHAGCFSMAFSKALADAGATPTSVETTAKVHLDKTDAGFTVTRIELDTVGDVPGIDEAQFAKLAETAKQNCPISRLLSPGADITLTARLTS; encoded by the coding sequence ATGCCTATCCGTACCGCTTCCGCACGCTGGCAGGGCAACCTCCCCGAGGGTTCCGGCACCATCCGCACCGGCAAGGGCGGGCTGCAGGGGAACTACTCCTTCAAGTCCCGGTTCGAGGAGGGTGAGGGCACCAACCCCGAGGAGCTGATCGGCGCCGCGCACGCCGGCTGCTTCTCGATGGCCTTCTCCAAGGCGCTCGCCGACGCCGGCGCGACGCCCACCTCGGTGGAGACCACCGCGAAGGTGCACCTCGACAAGACCGATGCCGGCTTCACCGTCACCCGGATCGAGCTGGACACGGTCGGCGACGTGCCCGGCATCGACGAGGCGCAGTTCGCCAAGCTGGCCGAGACCGCCAAGCAGAACTGCCCCATCTCCCGCCTGCTCTCGCCCGGCGCCGACATCACCCTCACCGCCCGCCTGACCTCCTAA
- a CDS encoding metallopeptidase family protein → MEMGRERFEELVGEALDEVPEELLALMSNVVILVEDDPPPGEDLLGLYEGHALTDRGWDYAGVLPDRILIYRNPILRICHTDDDVVDEVAVTVVHEIAHHFGIDDARLHELGWG, encoded by the coding sequence GTGGAGATGGGGCGCGAGCGGTTCGAGGAGTTGGTGGGGGAGGCGCTGGACGAGGTTCCGGAGGAACTGCTGGCGCTGATGAGCAACGTGGTGATCCTGGTGGAGGATGATCCGCCGCCGGGAGAGGACCTGCTCGGTCTCTACGAGGGGCACGCGTTGACCGACCGGGGCTGGGACTACGCGGGCGTCCTTCCGGACCGGATCCTGATCTACCGCAATCCGATCCTGCGCATCTGCCACACCGACGACGATGTCGTCGACGAGGTGGCCGTGACCGTGGTGCACGAGATCGCCCACCACTTCGGCATCGACGACGCGCGGCTGCACGAACTGGGCTGGGGCTGA